In Candidatus Hamiltonella defensa 5AT (Acyrthosiphon pisum), one genomic interval encodes:
- the aat gene encoding leucyl/phenylalanyl-tRNA--protein transferase — protein sequence MFIKNLSKNIIDFPKPEKALKDPNGLLASGGDLSPERLLVAYQNGIFPWFNEGEPILWWSPDPRAVLLKCHVSRSMKRFIRPGRCPYHFSLNCAFSDVITTCATKRSGCTWISSDIVKAYCQLHRLGRAHSVEVWLKDKLVGGLYGISVGAMFCGESMFSIADNASKSALIIFEHYFTQKGGKWIDCQVLNAHTACLGAEQIPRNDFLSLLDQAQRVSLPKGVWSPQSLG from the coding sequence TATCATTGATTTTCCCAAGCCAGAAAAAGCACTTAAAGATCCGAATGGGTTGTTGGCTTCAGGTGGAGATCTCAGCCCTGAAAGATTGTTAGTCGCATATCAAAACGGTATTTTCCCCTGGTTCAACGAGGGTGAGCCTATTTTATGGTGGTCCCCTGATCCTCGCGCCGTACTTTTAAAATGCCATGTGAGCCGCAGTATGAAACGTTTTATTCGACCTGGACGTTGCCCTTACCACTTTAGCCTGAATTGTGCTTTTTCTGATGTGATCACTACCTGTGCTACAAAACGCTCGGGATGCACTTGGATCAGCTCTGATATTGTAAAAGCCTATTGTCAACTACACCGATTGGGTAGAGCCCATTCTGTAGAGGTTTGGCTGAAGGATAAATTAGTGGGGGGATTATATGGCATATCCGTAGGGGCGATGTTTTGCGGTGAATCCATGTTCAGCATCGCAGATAATGCTTCTAAAAGTGCTTTAATCATTTTTGAGCATTATTTTACGCAAAAAGGAGGAAAATGGATTGACTGCCAGGTGTTAAATGCGCACACCGCTTGTCTTGGAGCAGAACAGATCCCCAGAAACGATTTTTTATCGCTATTAGATCAGGCACAACGCGTTTCACTCCCTAAAGGGGTCTGGTCGCCTCAATCTCTCGGGTGA